The Kosakonia sp. SMBL-WEM22 sequence ACTGCAAAGCGCTTTTATCAGCGTGAGGGCGCCATCGTGATTCCTGATTACCAGACTTTTATCCGCCACCAGGACAAAAGAATAGTGATGCTGCTCTGCGCCATTATTTATCTGCTACTGGGGTTATACTGGAAAAATACGGCGTTTAATCTGACATCGCAGGATGCGATTATTATTAGTGCAATTCTTGCCCTGGTGATGTTTCATTTTATCTGGGAGTTAAAAGCCTACTGGGCATATAAATGCGTGGTTAAAAATATCGATCTCTCTTTCTTCGTTAACAAAAAAGCGAGCCAAACAGAAAGGGTGCTATCACGACCGGCGAGCGCCAGCCTGCTAAGCGGAATACTTTTCTGGCTGATTACTCAGATGGCACTTTTGTTCTTTACGCCAGAGCGGGTGCTACCGCTTCTGGCTGCGGTATCACCGTTCTTTCTCTATATCGTCTTTCGTTTTATCAGAACCACCTATATCAAGCTGCTCGGGCAAGAAGTGAATGAAAAACTGAGGTTTAAGCATCTTCACCGTTATGTTGCCCGTCATCTCCTAATCAGCCTTAGCGTCACCTTGTTAACCATTGTGCCGCTAAAACATCAGCCTGAATTTTCCCTTGATGAAGGGCTATTCTCTGCGCGGCTAATAGTCGCGATGCTCGTGCTCTGTGCTGTTGTGCTGGCGATAAATCTGATCTTTGTTCGGCTATCCAGGCGCTATATCTTTCTGGGGCGCCTTTTCACACGCGAAATTGACTTTTACTTCGCCAGTCCACTACCCCGGTGCATTGATGTAGCGACGCCTTTATGGATTCAGCTTTCCAGCTTAGTGTTGATTGAAACGCTCTGGATTGCAGTCATCAGCTTATTACTCGGTTTGTCGGGTCGGGCTATCTTTTTCGAGGCCTACTTTCTGTTGTGTTTATTGCCATGCCTGGCGTTTAGCTTTCTGTATATATACCGGCTGTGGCACAACGATTTTCTGATGGCATGCGATATGTGTTTTCGCTGGGAGGAGATCAACAAGCAGTCACAGCTCTGGTAGGTAATGCCCGTCTGTAGCAGTTTAACGCTGCAGACGGGCATTAAGGGGGGGCGGGTCAGGAAGAAAGGGCAGGGAAGGGAAGTTGGGCATGCTCCAGTAAATTATCTTTTATCAGGAGTAGATCACTTATCTTTTTTCCACCCATTTTTTTGCATGCTTTATTCCGGTAGGCATAAACTCGCTTAGGTGAAATAGAGAGCAGCTTGGCAATAAGATGGATGTTTTTGCCCTTCAGTGACTCATTTAAAACGATTCTCTCAATATCGCTAAGAATATTTTCTTTGTGTGTGGACTCTTTCGTAAGTTTGGCCAGCTTTTTTATAGCGTGGCTTATTTCATTTAGCGAGTCCTGTGCTTTGAGTACAATATCGGCTTCGTCGATTAAAATATTGCGCGTTGTACCGGAAATAACAAGAAGCTTGCATACTTTATTGAGAGGAGAGATGGCCTTAGCATACGCCATGTTCTTTTTGTCGAGATGAAGAATAACAACATCATCGAGAGTGAGTTCAGTCAATAATTGTGGGTTAAATTGTTGTGCTTCGATATTCCAGCCTCTTGCATTAGCCAATGAAATCATTCCGTTCTGAAAATATACATCATCACTTATTGTATAGATCTTCATATGATTAATTACCATGCAGAATAATGCTTGGGAGATTGTTTCGGATTGTAAATTGCCCTGACGCGAACACGTAATTAAATAGTCTTAAATAAGATCTTAACACCCAGCCCGAGTTATTATTCCAACTTGTGATAGCAATTAGACGGTCTATACTTTATTTCGGCATGCTTCTGCTTTTGCCTTCTAATATGGTTGGGCTTCAATCTAAATTGTTGTTTTGTAATATTATTCAATTTGTGAGCGAGGAGCGCTCGGACGCTAACAGAGGGAAGGAGTGGGGCGGTGCCACGGTTATTCTCGCCCTGTCGATCTGCGTCGATGGACATTTGTTTGCACCATCCTGAACGTAAGATATTTTAACTACCGTAAGGGTTTGATTGATGGAAACTTATCTTAAATCGATGAAGGGCGAATGGCTTACCCTATTAGAAAAGACCGACCAACACATTCGCCGCCTTACCGCTGAAGTCGCTCACTCACACGCACACGAACTCAGCGAAACCTTCTACCGCATAGTGCTAACCGATCCGCATGCCCGGGAATTTCTCTCCAATGCCCAGGTTGAAATACATCTTAAATCCGCGCTGGAGCGCTGGATAAGAGAAGTACTGGCCTGCAAACCGGATGATATCGAGCGTCTGATTCAGCAGCAGCATACGGTTGCCGAAGTGCATGCGCGCATTGGTATCTCTGTTGAGTTGGTTGAGATGGGTTTTCGTGTCCTTAAAAAACTCTTCTACCCGGTAATTATTGAAAGTCATTTCACAGCGGAAGAAAAATTGCAGGTCTATCACCATGCAATTAACAGTATCGATCTGGCAATGGAGGTGATGTCGCGCGCATTCTCTTTCAGCGAGCATAACTCAGCAAAAGAGGATGAAAATTATCGTATTTTCACGCTGATGGAGAATGCAGAAGAGGAGAAAGAGCGGCAAACTGCGGCATTACTCAGCTGGGAGATCGACCTGATTTATAAAATTATCATGGACGCTGATTTAGGCAACACACTGGCCATTAGCCAGTCCGATTTTGGTTTATGGTTTAACCATAAGGGACGCCACTATTTTAGTGGTATTGCGGAAGTAGGACATATTTCGCGCTTGCTGCAAGAGCTTGATGAAATATTTCGCTCCACCCGAGCAACGCCCCGTTCATTAAGTAATCGCGCACTGCGCGTGGGCTTCCTTATTTCGGTAAGGAAAAATGTGGTGCAAATTATCACATTGTTACGTGAGCTTTTCGAAGAAGTTTCCCGCCATGAAGTGGGAATGGATGTATTAACGAAGCTATTGAATCGACGATTTATGCCTACAATTTTTAAGCGTGAAATTGCTCATTCGCAAAGAGCTTCAACTCCCCTTTCAGTATTAATCATTGATGTCGATAAATTTAAACAAATAAATGATAGCTGGGGGCATCCGATGGGGGATGAGATTCTGCGTAAAGTCTCAAATGCTTTTTATGACAACGTGCGCAGTAGTGATTATGTCTTCCGTTATGGCGGCGATGAGTTCGTGATCCTGTTAACTGAAGCGACAGAGTTTGATACGCATCGCATTGGCGAACGTATTCGCTCTCGTGTCGAAAAGACCATCATTAAAACGGCGGAGGGGGAGCGTGTGCCCATTTCTCTCTCTATCGGTGCCGCCATGTTTGATGGTCACCCTGACTATGAGCGTTTTATTCAGCGCGCAGATGAAGCGCTCTATATTGCGAAAGCGCGCGGCCGCAACTGTATCCATATCTGGCAAGCCGCCGAGTAACTTACTCCGGAGGAAAGAGCGCGAAGGAGGCTCGCATTTCATTCGCCTCTTCGCGCGGGCTGCGGCCAAACAGGCGGCGAAACTCACGATTAAACTGCGAAGGGCTCTCATAGCCAACACGAAAAGCCGCACCCGCAGCTGTTGCGTTATCACGGATCATCAATAAGCGTGCCTGATTAAGCCGCACAGACTTGATGTACTGCAGCGGTGAGGTGCTGGTAACAGATTTAAAGTGTTTATGAAACGCAGGTA is a genomic window containing:
- a CDS encoding diguanylate cyclase; this translates as METYLKSMKGEWLTLLEKTDQHIRRLTAEVAHSHAHELSETFYRIVLTDPHAREFLSNAQVEIHLKSALERWIREVLACKPDDIERLIQQQHTVAEVHARIGISVELVEMGFRVLKKLFYPVIIESHFTAEEKLQVYHHAINSIDLAMEVMSRAFSFSEHNSAKEDENYRIFTLMENAEEEKERQTAALLSWEIDLIYKIIMDADLGNTLAISQSDFGLWFNHKGRHYFSGIAEVGHISRLLQELDEIFRSTRATPRSLSNRALRVGFLISVRKNVVQIITLLRELFEEVSRHEVGMDVLTKLLNRRFMPTIFKREIAHSQRASTPLSVLIIDVDKFKQINDSWGHPMGDEILRKVSNAFYDNVRSSDYVFRYGGDEFVILLTEATEFDTHRIGERIRSRVEKTIIKTAEGERVPISLSIGAAMFDGHPDYERFIQRADEALYIAKARGRNCIHIWQAAE
- a CDS encoding LuxR C-terminal-related transcriptional regulator → MKIYTISDDVYFQNGMISLANARGWNIEAQQFNPQLLTELTLDDVVILHLDKKNMAYAKAISPLNKVCKLLVISGTTRNILIDEADIVLKAQDSLNEISHAIKKLAKLTKESTHKENILSDIERIVLNESLKGKNIHLIAKLLSISPKRVYAYRNKACKKMGGKKISDLLLIKDNLLEHAQLPFPALSS